One window of Tachysurus vachellii isolate PV-2020 chromosome 21, HZAU_Pvac_v1, whole genome shotgun sequence genomic DNA carries:
- the LOC132863963 gene encoding putative nuclease HARBI1 has protein sequence EDLQITGQLFVTLIVGYSLLCVTGFPNVIGALDCTHIRIKAPSGAHEADFVNRKSFHSINVQIACNADCVISNVVGKWPGSVHDSRIFRASEIYQHLSQCEFSGVLLGDRVYGCQPFLLTPFTDPQEAQQAYNHANARTRARVEMTFGLLKARFHCLHKLRVSPVRACDITVACAVLHNVACLRKESAPRVPPAMD, from the exons GAGGATCTACAAATTACAGGACAACTGTTTGTAACACTCATAGTAGGATACTCATTACTTTGTGTGACCGGTTTCCCCAATGTCATTGGTGCACTGGACTGCACACACATAAGGATAAAAGCTCCCTCAGGTGCCCATGAGGCGGATTTTGTGAATAGGAAATCCTTTCACAGCATTAATGTTCAG ATTGCCTGCAATGCTGACTGTGTGATCAGCAATGTTGTGGGAAAATGGCCTGGCTCAGTCCATGACTCCAGAATCTTTCGGGCCTCTGAAATCTATCAGCACCTATCACAAT GTGAATTCTCTGGTGTGTTGCTGGGAGACAGGGTGTATGGCTGCCAGCCTTTTCTCCTAACACCTTTCACAGACCCCCAGGAAGCACAGCAGGCCTACAACCACGCCAATGCCAGGACCAGGGCCAGAGTTGAAATGACCTTTGGCCTCCTGAAGGCACGCTTTCACTGCCTTCACAAATTAAGGGTCAGCCCTGTGAGGGcatgtgacattactgtggcttgtgctgtcctccacaatgtggcctgcctgaggaAGGAGAGCGCACCCAGAGTGCCACCAGCCATGGACTAG